DNA sequence from the Hydrogenobacter sp. genome:
GAGAAACATACTTAAAGAAGAAGAAGACTTTATCAGGGAGCAGTCCCTCAAAGCTTTAGAAAGATGTACAAAAGGACAAGCTTTGCGCAGAAGAGTATTAAAATCCCTACACCCTGCTCTTCAAAGGAGGGTGCTTTCTCTATGGCTTGGCGTGAAAGATATGAGGAAGATAGAACAAGCCATGCACCTCATAATCAGGGGGGGAAGTATGGATTTAGGTGAAGGCATAAGGCTGAAAGTAGAAGGAGACTACTTATACTTGCAAAGATAGGAAGGTTGATTATGTTTAATCCTTATTAGGAGGTTAGCGAATGCAGTGGGCAAAGAATCTTTTTGTCTGGATACTTATACTTGGCTTTATGATACTCGCCTTTAACCTCTTTGAAGGGAGTAAAGAGACGGTGGTAAAAACCCCTTTAAATACAGTGCTACAGCTTGCTGATGAAGGTAAGCTCAAGGAAGTAAAAGTCAAGGACAACGTCATAGTAGGTGTTACAACCGACGGTCAAAGGATAGAGACTGGTATACCTCAGGGATCAGATATAGTAGGGAAGCTCATAGACAAGGGTGTTAAAGTTGAGGTTTCTGTCCCTGAACACAACGGATGGTTTGTAAGCTTTTTGGTATCTTGGCTTCCCATTCTCCTCTTTATAGGTATATGGATTTATATGATGAGGCAGGTAAGCGGAGGGGGGAATCCCAATTCTAGAGCTTTTAGCTTTGGAAAGAGTAGGGCAAAGGTTTACATAGATGAAAAACCTAAGGTGACACTCAATCACGTGGCAGGCATGGAGGAAGTTAAAGAAGAAGTAAAAGAGATAATAGAGTATCTTAAAGATCCTGTGAAATTTCAAAGGCTTGGAGGGAGACCTCCTAAAGGCGTTCTCTTTTATGGTGAACCCGGCGTAGGTAAAACGCTCCTTGCAAAAGCGATAGCAGGTGAAGCCCACGTACCTTTCATATCCGTATCAGGTTCTGATTTTGTTGAGATGTTTGTAGGGGTCGGGGCTGCAAGGGTGAGGGATCTATTTGATACCGCAAAGAGGCACGCTCCGTGCATCATATTCATAGACGAGATAGATGCAGTAGGCAGATCCAGAGGGGTCGTGAATCTCGGAGGAGGACATGACGAAAGGGAACAAACACTTAATCAACTCCTTGTAGAGATGGATGGTTTTGACACATCAGAAGGTATCATAGTCATCGCTGCAACCAACAGACCGGACATACTTGACCCTGCTCTTTTGAGACCGGGAAGGTTTGACAGGCAGGTGTTCATTCCAAGACCTGATGTAAGAGGTAGATACGAAATACTCAAAGTTCATGCTAAAGACAAAAAGCTCGCTCCGAATGTTGATTTGGAAATAGTTGCAAGAGCTACTCCGGGTTTTACCGGCGCGGATCTTGAGAATGTACTTAACGAAGCGGCGCTTCTTGCAGCGAGAAAGGGTAA
Encoded proteins:
- the ftsH gene encoding ATP-dependent zinc metalloprotease FtsH codes for the protein MQWAKNLFVWILILGFMILAFNLFEGSKETVVKTPLNTVLQLADEGKLKEVKVKDNVIVGVTTDGQRIETGIPQGSDIVGKLIDKGVKVEVSVPEHNGWFVSFLVSWLPILLFIGIWIYMMRQVSGGGNPNSRAFSFGKSRAKVYIDEKPKVTLNHVAGMEEVKEEVKEIIEYLKDPVKFQRLGGRPPKGVLFYGEPGVGKTLLAKAIAGEAHVPFISVSGSDFVEMFVGVGAARVRDLFDTAKRHAPCIIFIDEIDAVGRSRGVVNLGGGHDEREQTLNQLLVEMDGFDTSEGIIVIAATNRPDILDPALLRPGRFDRQVFIPRPDVRGRYEILKVHAKDKKLAPNVDLEIVARATPGFTGADLENVLNEAALLAARKGKDYVEMEDIEEAIDRVTMGLERKGMVISPKEKEKIAYHEAGHALMSLMVPGSDALHKVSIIPRGMALGVTQQLPIDDKHMYDKEDLMGKILTLMGGRAAEEVFYGKEGITTGAENDLQRATELAYRMVSMWGMSDRVGPLAVRKTVNPFLGGMTTSVDISEDLRKEIDQEVKNILTWAYEETRKTIETHKEPLKAVVKKLLEKETISCEEFVEVLKLYGVEIKNECKKEEINLDKKTQEEPVGGMV